From one Micromonospora siamensis genomic stretch:
- a CDS encoding ABC transporter ATP-binding protein encodes MGSVQLRGFGWRHAGRKRWAVRDLDLRIERGERVLLLGPSGAGKSTLLAALAGLLPEDSGEQEGTVEIDGLDPRKARERVGIVFQDPESQLVMARCGDDVAFGLENRGVPAEEIWPRVDEALHRVGFPYRRDRPTAALSGGEQQRLALAGALALRPELLLLDEPTANLDLAGATQVRRAVADALDADTTVILVEHRVAEALPLVDRVVVVEAGGGVRADGTPEAVFAAHGDALAAEGVWVPGHPVPPRRAAGPAGDLLLTADRLGLPPRLAPTDLRVRAGEALAVLGPNGAGKSTLALLLGGLLRPGTGGVTASAELAGRDARTPPHRWRAPALARRIGSVFQDPEHQFVTGTVRDELALGPRRTGTPEPAVLATVDALLERLGLAALAGANPYTLSGGEARRLSVATALATAPRLLICDEPTFGQDRRTWRELVDLLAGLRDAGHGIVAVTHDADFVAALADRTVTLERRP; translated from the coding sequence GTGGGTTCGGTGCAGTTGCGCGGGTTCGGGTGGCGGCACGCCGGGCGGAAACGCTGGGCCGTACGCGACCTGGACCTGCGCATCGAGCGCGGCGAGCGGGTGCTGCTGCTCGGACCGTCCGGCGCCGGCAAGAGCACCCTGCTCGCCGCGCTGGCCGGGCTGCTGCCCGAGGACTCCGGCGAGCAGGAGGGCACCGTCGAGATCGACGGGCTCGACCCCCGCAAGGCCCGGGAACGGGTCGGCATCGTCTTCCAGGACCCGGAGAGCCAGCTGGTGATGGCCCGCTGCGGCGACGACGTCGCGTTCGGGCTGGAGAACCGGGGCGTGCCGGCCGAGGAGATCTGGCCCCGGGTGGACGAGGCACTGCACCGGGTCGGCTTCCCGTACCGGCGGGACCGGCCCACCGCCGCGCTCTCCGGCGGCGAGCAGCAGCGGCTCGCGCTGGCCGGGGCGCTCGCCCTGCGGCCGGAACTGCTGCTGCTCGACGAACCCACCGCCAACCTCGACCTCGCCGGCGCCACCCAGGTCCGCCGGGCCGTCGCCGACGCCCTCGACGCCGACACCACCGTGATCCTGGTCGAACACCGGGTCGCCGAGGCGTTGCCGCTGGTCGACCGGGTGGTCGTCGTCGAGGCAGGCGGCGGGGTGCGGGCCGACGGCACACCCGAGGCGGTCTTCGCCGCCCACGGCGACGCGCTCGCCGCCGAGGGCGTCTGGGTGCCGGGCCACCCCGTACCGCCGCGCCGCGCCGCCGGCCCGGCCGGTGACCTGCTGCTCACCGCCGACCGGCTCGGCCTGCCACCCCGGCTGGCCCCGACCGACCTCCGGGTACGCGCCGGCGAGGCGCTCGCCGTCCTCGGCCCGAACGGCGCCGGCAAGTCCACCCTCGCCCTGCTGCTGGGCGGCCTGCTCCGCCCCGGCACCGGAGGGGTGACCGCCAGCGCCGAACTGGCCGGCCGGGACGCCCGCACGCCCCCGCACCGCTGGCGGGCGCCCGCCCTGGCCCGCCGGATCGGCTCGGTCTTCCAGGACCCCGAGCACCAGTTCGTCACCGGTACCGTCCGCGACGAACTGGCCCTCGGCCCCCGCCGCACCGGAACGCCCGAACCGGCCGTACTGGCCACCGTGGACGCCCTGCTGGAGCGACTCGGCCTGGCCGCGCTGGCCGGCGCCAACCCGTACACCCTCTCCGGTGGCGAGGCGCGGCGGCTGAGCGTGGCGACCGCCCTGGCCACCGCGCCCCGCCTGCTGATCTGCGACGAACCCACCTTCGGCCAGGACCGGCGGACCTGGCGGGAGTTGGTGGACCTCCTCGCCGGGCTGCGCGACGCGGGACACGGCATCGTCGCGGTCACCCACGACGCGGACTTCGTCGCCGCCCTCGCCGACCGCACCGTCACCCTGGAGCGCCGCCCGTGA
- a CDS encoding ECF transporter S component, protein MNHTDSNRWRTIDIVVAAVIAVAFGVVFWAWGLVWKAADPAFAAAPATQAIMYGVWLVPAVLGGLVIRKPGAALFCETVAAVVSALLGSQWGGVVIVQGLVQGLGAELAFAAFRYRSYRLPVAVLAGALTGLSAALFDFFVWNSEYALVDYRLPYAALTVVSSALIAGVGGYYLTRALANTGALDRFPVARDRATV, encoded by the coding sequence ATGAACCACACCGACAGCAACCGCTGGCGCACCATCGACATCGTGGTCGCCGCCGTGATCGCCGTCGCCTTCGGCGTCGTCTTCTGGGCGTGGGGGCTGGTCTGGAAGGCCGCCGACCCGGCCTTCGCCGCCGCCCCCGCCACCCAGGCGATCATGTACGGCGTCTGGCTGGTCCCCGCCGTGCTGGGTGGCCTGGTCATCCGCAAGCCGGGCGCGGCCCTGTTCTGCGAGACGGTCGCGGCGGTCGTCTCCGCCCTGCTGGGCAGCCAGTGGGGTGGCGTCGTCATCGTCCAGGGACTGGTCCAGGGGCTCGGCGCCGAGCTGGCCTTCGCCGCGTTCCGGTACCGGTCGTACCGGCTGCCGGTGGCGGTGCTGGCCGGCGCGCTGACCGGCCTCAGCGCCGCCCTGTTCGACTTCTTCGTCTGGAACTCCGAGTACGCCCTGGTCGACTACCGTCTGCCGTACGCGGCGCTGACCGTGGTCAGCTCGGCCCTGATCGCGGGCGTCGGCGGCTACTACCTCACCCGCGCGCTGGCCAACACCGGCGCCCTGGACCGCTTCCCCGTCGCCCGCGACCGCGCCACCGTCTGA
- a CDS encoding thioredoxin reductase, producing MVELRDKMITALAAADLAGPAREQVAAVCAEVAERHCQEFGHAPAVRSGEIGELADGEPALGWAPTEPGQRAW from the coding sequence ATGGTGGAGCTGCGAGACAAGATGATCACGGCGTTGGCCGCCGCCGACCTGGCCGGCCCGGCCCGGGAGCAGGTCGCCGCGGTCTGCGCGGAGGTCGCCGAGCGGCACTGCCAGGAGTTCGGACACGCCCCTGCCGTACGCTCCGGCGAGATCGGCGAACTGGCCGACGGGGAGCCGGCGCTCGGCTGGGCACCCACCGAACCCGGCCAGCGAGCCTGGTGA
- a CDS encoding DUF4097 family beta strand repeat-containing protein: protein MSSPRVRRAAGAAALLIVLAGCDTIASRRLDFDTTEQARIDRVTVLRGAGDVVLHGTGPAGQVRVKRTLRYQGDQPGQTWRVDGGELVLDTDCGPRCSISYDVTLPKGVPVRGETASGNVELAGTGEVQFTVRSGDVRVAGATGPVRIEANSGNVEVSDLTGPVRLRANSGDVTGTRLAGPVDADADSGNITLDVSAPTAVRAHAASGDVSVLVPPGAYRVRARADSGNKDIGLADDPKATVLLDVSADSGNVTLTAR from the coding sequence ATGTCCTCTCCCCGCGTCCGCCGCGCAGCCGGTGCCGCCGCCCTGCTGATCGTCCTTGCCGGGTGCGACACCATCGCCTCCCGCCGGCTCGACTTCGACACCACCGAGCAGGCCCGGATCGATCGGGTCACCGTGCTGCGCGGCGCGGGCGACGTGGTGCTGCACGGCACCGGCCCGGCCGGGCAGGTACGGGTGAAGCGCACCCTGCGCTACCAGGGTGACCAGCCGGGGCAGACCTGGCGGGTCGACGGCGGCGAACTGGTGCTGGACACCGACTGCGGGCCGCGCTGCTCGATCTCCTACGACGTCACGCTCCCCAAGGGCGTCCCGGTACGCGGCGAGACCGCCTCCGGCAACGTCGAGCTGGCCGGCACCGGGGAGGTGCAGTTCACCGTCCGCTCCGGTGACGTGCGGGTGGCGGGGGCCACCGGACCGGTCCGGATCGAGGCCAACTCGGGCAACGTCGAGGTGTCCGACCTGACCGGGCCGGTCCGGCTGAGGGCCAACTCCGGCGACGTCACCGGCACCCGGCTCGCCGGTCCGGTCGACGCCGATGCCGACTCGGGCAACATCACCCTCGACGTGAGCGCCCCGACCGCGGTCCGCGCCCACGCCGCCAGTGGCGACGTGTCGGTGCTGGTGCCTCCGGGCGCCTACCGGGTCCGCGCCCGGGCGGACTCCGGCAACAAGGACATCGGGCTCGCCGACGACCCCAAGGCAACCGTGCTGCTGGACGTCAGCGCCGACAGCGGCAACGTGACGCTCACCGCCCGCTGA
- the recO gene encoding DNA repair protein RecO has product MAGYRRQLYRDDAVVLRVQKLGESDRIITLLTRRHGRLRAVARGVRRTTSKFGARLEPFGHVDVQLAGDPKGNTGSALHSVSQVEGIDLYGKRFLGDYPRYTAASAIAETAERLTPVEREPSLRLFQLTLGALKSLARGEHATTLVLDAYLLRGMTLAGWAPALTACAVCGTPGRHRAFSVPAGGAVCPDCRPPGAAHPAPATIDLMSALTSGDWVLADATETGVRRECSGLVAAHLQWHLERALRSLPLVDRGATPMAGPVRQAGPGGLPGRVGEAGAVDVSREMTE; this is encoded by the coding sequence ATGGCCGGATACCGCCGTCAGCTCTACCGCGACGACGCGGTGGTGCTGCGCGTGCAGAAACTCGGCGAGTCCGACCGGATCATCACCCTGCTCACCCGCCGGCACGGCCGGCTGCGCGCGGTGGCCCGTGGGGTACGCCGCACCACCAGCAAGTTCGGGGCCCGGCTGGAGCCGTTCGGGCACGTGGACGTGCAGCTCGCCGGCGACCCGAAGGGCAACACCGGCAGCGCCCTGCACAGCGTCAGCCAGGTCGAGGGGATCGACCTCTACGGCAAGCGGTTCCTCGGGGACTACCCCCGCTACACGGCGGCCAGCGCGATCGCCGAGACCGCCGAGCGGCTCACCCCGGTCGAGCGGGAGCCGTCGCTGCGGCTGTTCCAGCTCACCCTCGGCGCGTTGAAGTCGCTCGCCCGGGGGGAGCACGCCACCACGCTGGTGCTCGACGCGTACCTGCTGCGCGGGATGACCCTGGCCGGGTGGGCGCCGGCGCTCACCGCGTGCGCGGTGTGTGGCACCCCCGGCCGACACCGGGCGTTCTCCGTGCCGGCCGGCGGCGCGGTCTGCCCGGACTGCCGGCCACCCGGCGCGGCCCACCCCGCGCCGGCCACCATCGACCTGATGTCCGCGCTGACCAGCGGCGACTGGGTGCTCGCCGACGCCACCGAGACCGGCGTACGCCGGGAGTGCAGCGGCCTGGTCGCGGCGCACCTGCAGTGGCACCTGGAACGCGCGCTACGCTCGCTGCCGCTGGTCGACCGGGGGGCCACCCCGATGGCCGGCCCGGTCCGCCAGGCCGGCCCCGGCGGGCTGCCGGGCCGGGTCGGCGAGGCCGGGGCAGTGGACGTGAGCAGGGAGATGACCGAGTGA
- a CDS encoding acyltransferase family protein: MRNRYLDLLRFLAILRVVVYHVTGYAVLTLVFPAMSVMFALAGSLMAASLDRSGVRAVGRRLRRLLPSLWVVAAVFVPAMLLTGLPFTSRVLLWLFPVADPPANHWGALALSVIWYLRDYLWFVLASPVALWLFRRAPVPTLATPYALLAAIEFGLLPGAPLVLREFGLYFGAWMLGFAHHDGLLRRLANRVLVPVALVVGAVGWAWILTHPGARGYDLNDIHLGNALWSTAFILVMLGRAPAGAAWVDRSALFSRAVTVVNRRALTIYLWHMPFVIALTPLVDVVGMSRTDPVGLAIRVLLVFALVGVVTLLVGWVEDVAARRRPELIPGGRRTPAAAPTSPAPAGPAVPVLVGGRPPGQRQAEASVVGYLSGR; the protein is encoded by the coding sequence ATGCGAAACCGATACTTGGACCTGCTGCGCTTCCTGGCGATCCTCCGCGTGGTCGTCTACCACGTGACCGGCTACGCCGTGCTGACCCTGGTCTTCCCGGCCATGTCGGTCATGTTCGCGCTGGCCGGGTCGCTGATGGCGGCGTCGCTGGACCGGTCCGGCGTACGCGCGGTGGGACGCCGGCTGCGTCGCCTGCTGCCCTCGCTGTGGGTGGTGGCGGCGGTCTTCGTGCCGGCGATGCTGCTCACCGGCCTGCCGTTCACCAGTCGGGTGCTGCTGTGGCTCTTCCCGGTGGCCGACCCGCCGGCCAACCACTGGGGGGCGCTCGCGCTGAGCGTCATCTGGTACCTACGCGACTACCTCTGGTTCGTGCTCGCCTCGCCGGTCGCGCTGTGGCTGTTCCGCCGGGCGCCCGTGCCCACCCTCGCCACCCCGTACGCGCTGCTCGCCGCGATCGAGTTCGGCCTGCTGCCGGGCGCCCCGCTGGTGCTGCGCGAGTTCGGGCTCTACTTCGGCGCCTGGATGCTCGGCTTCGCCCACCACGACGGACTGCTCCGCCGGCTGGCCAACCGGGTGCTGGTGCCGGTGGCCCTGGTGGTGGGCGCCGTGGGCTGGGCGTGGATCCTCACCCATCCGGGTGCCCGCGGCTACGACCTCAACGACATCCACCTGGGCAACGCGCTCTGGTCCACCGCGTTCATCCTGGTCATGTTGGGTCGGGCGCCGGCCGGCGCCGCGTGGGTCGACCGCAGCGCGCTGTTCAGCCGGGCGGTCACCGTGGTCAACCGGCGGGCGCTGACCATCTACCTCTGGCACATGCCCTTCGTGATCGCCCTCACTCCGCTGGTCGACGTGGTCGGGATGTCCCGCACCGACCCGGTGGGCCTGGCGATCCGGGTGCTGCTGGTCTTCGCCCTGGTCGGGGTGGTTACCCTGCTGGTCGGCTGGGTGGAGGACGTCGCGGCCCGGCGCCGTCCGGAGCTGATCCCCGGCGGACGCCGTACCCCAGCCGCCGCGCCGACCAGCCCCGCGCCGGCCGGGCCGGCCGTGCCGGTGCTCGTCGGGGGTCGCCCGCCCGGCCAGCGCCAGGCCGAGGCCAGCGTCGTCGGATACCTCAGCGGGCGGTGA
- a CDS encoding alpha/beta fold hydrolase translates to MRVDARGLTFEVRTGGPEDGLPVLLLHGFPQHSGEWDEVLPTLHAAGLRTYALDQRGYSPGARPAEVGAYSIPELVADAAGVLDALGVTAAHVVGHDWGAIVAWGLAAAHPDRVRTLTAVSVPHPAAMGHALATDPQQKARSSYIALFRKPGKAEKVLLAFNATALRKLLSGVGDRARVARYADPMRAPGALTAALNWYRAMTGSDMKAVGPVAVPTTYVWSDKDIAIGRTAAEACVGHVEGDYRFVALSGVTHWIPDEAPGPLAEAILARVRG, encoded by the coding sequence ATGCGGGTCGACGCGCGAGGTCTGACGTTCGAGGTACGCACCGGCGGTCCCGAGGACGGCCTGCCCGTCCTGCTGCTGCACGGCTTCCCCCAGCACAGCGGCGAGTGGGACGAGGTCCTGCCGACGCTGCACGCCGCCGGGCTGCGCACGTACGCCCTGGACCAGCGCGGCTACTCGCCGGGGGCGCGGCCGGCGGAGGTCGGGGCGTACTCGATCCCGGAGCTGGTGGCCGACGCGGCCGGCGTGCTCGACGCGCTCGGGGTGACCGCCGCGCACGTGGTGGGACACGACTGGGGCGCCATCGTCGCCTGGGGCCTGGCCGCCGCGCACCCCGACCGGGTCCGCACGCTGACCGCGGTCTCCGTGCCGCACCCGGCGGCGATGGGCCACGCCCTGGCCACCGACCCGCAGCAGAAGGCCCGCTCGTCCTACATCGCGCTGTTCCGCAAGCCGGGCAAGGCGGAGAAGGTGCTGCTGGCGTTCAACGCGACCGCGCTGCGCAAGCTGCTCTCCGGGGTGGGCGACCGGGCCCGGGTGGCCCGCTACGCGGACCCGATGCGGGCGCCGGGCGCATTGACCGCCGCCCTGAACTGGTACCGGGCCATGACCGGCTCCGACATGAAGGCCGTCGGCCCGGTGGCCGTCCCCACCACCTACGTCTGGAGCGACAAGGACATCGCCATCGGCCGCACGGCGGCCGAGGCGTGCGTCGGGCACGTCGAGGGCGACTACCGCTTCGTGGCCCTGTCCGGCGTCACCCACTGGATCCCCGACGAGGCGCCGGGGCCGCTGGCCGAGGCGATCCTCGCCCGGGTCCGCGGGTGA
- a CDS encoding energy-coupling factor transporter transmembrane component T family protein, with the protein MIDIEPIAAPGAPLARRNPVAKVAAALVFSFVLLATLDPVAPALAIAVELAVLPLFGVRYRLLARRAWPLLASAVGVLVTLVLFAADRSGRVLLDAGPVLVTSGVLVTALGLVLRLLAVALPGIIVFATTDATDLADALVQNAKAPARFAIGALAAFRLVPLLGQEWQMISMARRARGVDAGRNPVAKLRLFVSTAFALLVGAIRRGTRLAVAMDARGFDAGVPRSVARRQRFGAADWALIAGAAVLAGAALTVSVLLGTFRPLIG; encoded by the coding sequence GTGATCGACATCGAGCCGATCGCCGCGCCCGGTGCGCCGCTGGCCAGGCGCAACCCGGTGGCGAAGGTGGCCGCCGCGCTGGTCTTCTCGTTCGTCCTGCTCGCCACCCTGGATCCGGTGGCCCCGGCGCTGGCCATCGCCGTCGAGCTGGCCGTGCTGCCGCTGTTCGGCGTCCGCTACCGGCTGCTGGCCCGGCGGGCCTGGCCGCTGCTGGCCAGCGCCGTCGGCGTCCTGGTCACCCTGGTGCTCTTCGCCGCCGACCGCTCCGGCCGGGTACTGCTCGACGCCGGCCCGGTCCTGGTCACCTCCGGGGTGCTGGTCACCGCGCTCGGGCTGGTGCTGCGGCTGCTGGCCGTGGCGCTGCCCGGCATCATCGTCTTCGCCACCACCGACGCCACCGACCTGGCCGACGCGCTGGTCCAGAACGCGAAGGCGCCGGCCCGGTTCGCGATCGGCGCGCTGGCCGCGTTCCGGCTGGTGCCGCTGCTCGGGCAGGAGTGGCAGATGATCAGCATGGCCCGTCGGGCCCGGGGCGTGGACGCCGGTCGCAACCCCGTGGCCAAGCTGCGGCTCTTCGTCTCGACCGCGTTCGCGCTGCTGGTCGGGGCGATCCGCCGGGGCACCCGGCTGGCCGTCGCGATGGACGCCCGCGGCTTCGACGCCGGTGTCCCCCGGAGCGTGGCCCGCCGGCAGCGGTTCGGGGCCGCGGACTGGGCGCTGATCGCCGGGGCGGCGGTGCTTGCCGGGGCGGCGCTGACGGTGAGCGTGCTGCTGGGGACGTTCCGCCCGCTGATCGGCTGA
- the gndA gene encoding NADP-dependent phosphogluconate dehydrogenase, which yields MAQQATAQIGVTGLAVMGRNLARNLARNGFRVALHNRSPERTRSLVAEHGDEGTFVPAESMADFVASLERPRAVIVMVKAGAPTDAVIDELVPLLEEGDIIVDAGNAHFADTRRREEALRGHGLHFVGTGVSGGEEGALLGPSIMPGGSAESYQKLGPMFEKIAAQVDGTPCCRHIGPDGAGHFVKMVHNGIEYADMQLIAEAYDLLRAGLSASPAEIAEIFREWNGGELESFLIEITADVLAHTDAATGRPFVDVVLDQAEQKGTGRWTVQSALDLGIPITGIAEATFARSLSGHADQRAEARRAFGDAGEKWQVDDRDTFVEDVRRALLASKIVAYAQGFDHIRAGSREYDWDIGLGGTATIWRGGCIIRARFLDRIREAYDAEPELTTLLVAPWFAERVSDGVPGWRRVVADAARAGVPTPAFSSSLAYFDALRAERLPAALIQGLRDDFGAHTYHRVDREGTFHTLWAGDRSEVQA from the coding sequence ATGGCACAGCAGGCGACGGCGCAGATCGGGGTCACCGGGCTGGCGGTGATGGGGCGCAACCTGGCCCGCAACCTCGCCCGCAACGGCTTCCGGGTGGCGCTGCACAACCGGTCGCCCGAGCGCACCCGCAGCCTGGTGGCCGAGCACGGCGACGAGGGCACCTTCGTGCCGGCGGAGTCCATGGCGGACTTCGTCGCCTCGCTGGAGCGTCCACGCGCGGTGATCGTGATGGTGAAGGCGGGCGCCCCCACCGACGCGGTGATCGACGAGCTGGTCCCGCTGCTCGAGGAGGGGGACATCATCGTCGACGCCGGCAACGCGCACTTCGCCGACACCCGCCGCCGGGAGGAGGCGCTGCGCGGGCACGGGCTGCACTTCGTCGGCACCGGCGTCTCCGGCGGCGAGGAGGGCGCGCTGCTCGGTCCGAGCATCATGCCCGGCGGTTCGGCCGAGTCCTACCAGAAGCTCGGCCCGATGTTCGAGAAGATCGCCGCGCAGGTGGACGGCACCCCGTGCTGCCGGCACATCGGCCCCGACGGCGCCGGCCACTTCGTCAAGATGGTCCACAACGGCATCGAGTACGCCGACATGCAGCTCATCGCCGAGGCGTACGACCTGCTGCGGGCCGGCCTGTCGGCGAGCCCGGCGGAGATCGCGGAGATCTTCCGGGAGTGGAACGGCGGCGAGCTGGAGTCCTTCCTCATCGAGATCACCGCCGACGTGCTGGCGCACACCGACGCGGCGACCGGCCGCCCGTTCGTCGACGTGGTGCTCGACCAGGCCGAGCAGAAGGGCACCGGCCGGTGGACGGTGCAGAGCGCGCTGGACCTCGGCATCCCGATCACCGGCATCGCCGAGGCGACCTTCGCCCGGTCGCTGTCCGGACACGCCGACCAACGCGCCGAGGCCCGCCGCGCCTTCGGCGACGCGGGCGAGAAGTGGCAGGTCGACGACCGGGACACCTTCGTCGAGGACGTCCGGCGCGCGCTGCTGGCCAGCAAGATCGTCGCGTACGCGCAGGGCTTCGACCACATCCGGGCCGGCAGCCGGGAGTACGACTGGGACATCGGCCTCGGCGGCACCGCCACCATCTGGCGGGGCGGCTGCATCATCCGGGCCCGCTTCCTCGACCGGATCCGGGAGGCGTACGACGCCGAGCCGGAACTGACCACGCTGCTGGTGGCGCCGTGGTTCGCCGAGCGGGTCTCCGACGGCGTGCCGGGTTGGCGGCGGGTGGTCGCCGACGCGGCCCGGGCCGGAGTGCCGACGCCGGCATTCTCGTCGTCACTGGCCTACTTCGACGCGCTGCGCGCCGAGCGGCTGCCGGCCGCCCTGATCCAGGGCCTGCGGGACGACTTCGGCGCGCACACCTACCACCGGGTGGACCGGGAAGGCACCTTCCACACCCTCTGGGCCGGCGACCGCTCCGAGGTGCAGGCCTGA
- a CDS encoding HIT family protein has translation MTGRRVPWDEDAYLRRVRAACFVCEALAGNPDYRHHELHRDDDAVVFLSRWPWLRGHTLVAPVRHRERVVGDFTTEEYLRLQRVLHATGAALENTLTVERLYVLSLGSQQGNCHVHWHVAPLPPGVPYAEQQLAALDGDRGWLDVPADEQAELAGRLRDALARLLDT, from the coding sequence GTGACCGGACGCCGGGTGCCCTGGGACGAGGACGCGTACCTGCGTCGGGTGCGGGCCGCCTGCTTCGTCTGCGAGGCGCTGGCCGGGAATCCCGACTACCGGCACCACGAGCTGCACCGCGACGACGACGCCGTGGTCTTCCTCAGCCGGTGGCCGTGGCTGCGCGGGCACACCCTGGTCGCCCCGGTGCGGCACCGGGAACGGGTCGTCGGCGACTTCACCACCGAGGAATACCTGCGTCTGCAGCGGGTCCTGCACGCCACCGGCGCGGCGCTGGAGAACACCCTGACGGTCGAGCGGCTCTACGTGCTCAGCCTCGGCAGTCAGCAGGGCAACTGCCACGTCCACTGGCACGTGGCGCCGCTGCCGCCCGGCGTGCCCTACGCCGAGCAGCAACTCGCCGCCCTCGACGGTGACCGGGGCTGGCTCGACGTGCCGGCGGACGAGCAGGCCGAGCTTGCCGGGCGGCTGCGGGACGCGCTCGCCCGGCTGCTCGACACGTGA
- a CDS encoding isoprenyl transferase, translated as MRAGRREPVPPTPHPSGARPPALPAEAKPKHVAVVMDGNGRWAKDRGLPRTKGHEAGEHSLFDTIEGAIELGIPYLSAYAFSTENWRRSPEEVRFLMGFNRDVIRRRRDQLVELGVRVVWSGRAGRLWKSVISELQTAEEMSRGNSTLTLQFCVNYGGQAEIADAAAAIARDVAAGRLHPDKVTEKTIAKYLYHPEIPEVDLFLRPSGEERISNFLLWQTAYAELVFLDTLWPDFDRRHLWYACELYAQRDRRFGGALPNPVAPQGPGHA; from the coding sequence ATGAGGGCCGGCCGGCGTGAGCCGGTGCCGCCGACACCGCACCCGTCGGGCGCCCGGCCGCCGGCGCTGCCCGCCGAGGCGAAGCCGAAGCACGTGGCGGTGGTGATGGACGGCAACGGCCGCTGGGCCAAGGACCGCGGGCTGCCCCGTACCAAGGGCCACGAGGCGGGCGAGCACTCCCTCTTCGACACCATCGAGGGCGCGATCGAGCTGGGCATCCCCTACCTCTCGGCGTACGCCTTCTCCACCGAGAACTGGCGGCGCTCCCCGGAGGAGGTCCGCTTCCTGATGGGCTTCAACCGGGACGTCATCCGGCGTCGCCGGGACCAGCTCGTCGAGCTGGGCGTACGCGTGGTCTGGTCGGGGCGGGCCGGTCGACTGTGGAAGAGCGTCATCTCCGAGCTGCAGACCGCGGAGGAGATGTCCCGCGGCAACTCCACGCTGACCCTGCAGTTCTGCGTGAACTACGGCGGTCAGGCGGAGATCGCCGACGCCGCCGCGGCCATCGCCCGGGACGTGGCCGCCGGAAGGCTGCACCCGGACAAGGTCACCGAGAAGACCATCGCCAAGTACCTCTACCACCCGGAGATCCCGGAGGTGGACCTGTTCCTGCGCCCCTCCGGCGAGGAACGGATCTCCAACTTCCTGCTCTGGCAGACCGCGTACGCCGAACTGGTCTTCCTGGACACGCTCTGGCCGGACTTCGACCGCCGCCACCTCTGGTACGCCTGCGAGCTGTACGCGCAGCGCGACCGGCGCTTCGGCGGCGCCCTGCCGAACCCGGTGGCCCCGCAGGGCCCGGGTCACGCTTAG
- a CDS encoding MTH1187 family thiamine-binding protein, translating to MLIAFSITPLGVGESVGDLVADAVRVVRESGLPNRTDAMFTTVEGEWDEVMAVVKRAVDTVATQAPRVSLVLKADVRPGVTDAMTAKVAHVEARLAQG from the coding sequence ATGCTGATCGCGTTCTCCATCACCCCGCTCGGCGTGGGTGAGTCCGTCGGCGACCTCGTCGCCGACGCGGTCCGGGTGGTCCGCGAGTCCGGGCTGCCCAACCGGACCGACGCCATGTTCACCACCGTCGAGGGCGAGTGGGACGAGGTGATGGCGGTGGTCAAGCGGGCCGTCGACACGGTCGCCACGCAGGCGCCCCGGGTCAGCCTGGTGCTCAAGGCCGACGTCCGCCCCGGCGTCACCGACGCGATGACCGCCAAGGTCGCCCACGTCGAGGCCCGCCTGGCCCAGGGCTGA
- a CDS encoding aminoglycoside N(3)-acetyltransferase: MTATPAPAGPHTRASLAAQFQDLGVRPGGVLLVHAALRPLGFLCGGPEAVVAALRDVLGPDGTIVVPTHTPENSDPAGWTNPPVPAHWWPVIRAQWPGFDPARTPSRFMGAVAEQVRTWPGARRSAHPHVSFAALGPAADRIVADHALTDMLGETSPLARLYDLDADVLLLGVDHGSNTSLHLAEYRLPGLPRQRCGAAVSTGDGGREWVWWDDVDVDESDFARLGDDLEATGAVRLGPVGDGTGRLVRQRAAVDFAVDWLGRERRTETA; this comes from the coding sequence GTGACCGCGACGCCCGCGCCGGCCGGGCCGCACACCCGCGCGTCGCTCGCCGCGCAGTTCCAGGACCTGGGAGTACGCCCCGGCGGGGTGCTCCTGGTGCACGCCGCGTTGCGCCCTCTGGGTTTCCTCTGCGGTGGCCCGGAGGCGGTGGTGGCGGCCCTGCGCGACGTGCTCGGACCGGACGGGACGATCGTGGTGCCCACCCACACCCCGGAGAACAGCGACCCGGCCGGCTGGACCAACCCGCCGGTGCCGGCGCACTGGTGGCCGGTGATCCGGGCGCAGTGGCCCGGCTTCGACCCGGCGCGGACGCCGAGCCGGTTCATGGGGGCCGTCGCCGAGCAGGTGCGGACCTGGCCGGGGGCCCGGCGCAGCGCCCACCCGCACGTCTCGTTCGCCGCGCTCGGCCCGGCGGCCGACCGGATCGTGGCCGACCACGCGCTGACCGACATGCTGGGGGAGACCTCCCCGCTGGCCCGCCTCTACGACCTCGACGCCGACGTGCTGCTGCTCGGCGTCGACCACGGTTCCAACACCTCGCTGCACCTGGCGGAATACCGGCTGCCCGGCCTGCCCCGGCAGCGTTGCGGCGCGGCCGTGTCGACCGGTGACGGTGGCCGGGAGTGGGTCTGGTGGGACGACGTCGACGTCGACGAGAGCGATTTCGCCCGGCTGGGCGACGACCTGGAGGCCACCGGCGCGGTCCGCCTGGGCCCGGTCGGCGACGGGACGGGCCGGCTGGTCCGGCAGCGGGCGGCGGTCGACTTCGCGGTGGACTGGTTGGGGCGGGAACGACGGACGGAGACGGCATGA